Proteins from one Ranitomeya variabilis isolate aRanVar5 chromosome 1, aRanVar5.hap1, whole genome shotgun sequence genomic window:
- the LOC143812101 gene encoding uncharacterized protein LOC143812101, producing MLLTCRLCSRVGISSRQVSAYPPMPSLSLLTSMPTSATYHCTATSIPSTAGHHYSTTTMPSAVGHPTATTMTTAAPAWTSTDTTIQQDPGMAFRTATTTMQQDPGMAFRSTSAMDSGMAFRSTSAMDSGMAARSTSTMDSGMAARSTSTMDSGMAARSTSTMDSGMAARSTSTMDSGMAARSTSTMDSGMAARSTSTMDSDTVQPDPERSPTTTPRHMSPPRPPTTRQTKKKNTHKKKQRTLSIPPPSPPNVSVMSGLSHPSSASEASHVSSPIPELPDPSSFIAPSPATSASSTVSQASVLHTPRLHHSIAAGNTHRAPTKKLRHTLSFGPHHISSSYKKKKKKKKKKDCSFVFL from the coding sequence atgctgcttacgtgcaggctatgcagcagagtcggtatttccagcagacaagtgtcggcatatccacctatgccttcactgtcactattgacctcaatgccgacctctgctacataccactgcacggccacctcaattccttccacagccggacaccactacagcaccaccaccatgccgagtgcagttggacatcccaccgccaccaccatgacaaccgctgctcctgcttggacctctacTGACACCACgatacagcaggaccctggcatggccttccgtaccgccaccaccacgatgcagcaggaccctggcatggccttccgctctacaagcgctatggactctggcatggccttccgctctacgagcgctatggactctggcatggctgcacgctctacgagcactatggactctggcatggctgcacgctctacgagcactatggactctggcatggctgcacgctctacgagcactatggactctggcatggctgcacgctctacgagcactatggactctggcatggctgcacgctctacgagcactatggactctggtatggctgcacgatctacgagcacaatggactctgacacagtgcagccggaccctgaaaggtcacccaccaccacgccacgccatatgagcccaccaagacctcccacaaccaggcaaaccaaaaaaaaaaacacacacaaaaaaaaacagaggactcttagcattcctcccccttcacctcccaatgtgtctgtaatgtcaggtttgtctcacccttccagtgcgtctgaagcctctcatgtgtcaagccccatccccgaactaccagaccccagtagtttcattgccccttctcctgccacctctgcgtcgtccacggttagccaggcctcagtgcttcacactccacgtttacatcactctatcgccgctggcaacacacaccgtgcgccaactaagaaacttcgccacacactttcttttgggccacatcatatctccagtagttataaaaaaaaaaaaaaaaaaaaaaaaaaaaaagactgcagctttgtgtttctttag